One genomic window of Solanum dulcamara chromosome 10, daSolDulc1.2, whole genome shotgun sequence includes the following:
- the LOC129870270 gene encoding agamous-like MADS-box protein AGL62, whose translation MENKKSRGRQKIPMKKIEKQDGLIASFSKRRSGLYKKASKLVFECDVDIGMIFFSPTGNPFSFFHPNVDAVVSRFQNSNTELNESNLLVAAHNRDKVNELKSKLEQLDTIEDAEIAKKKLYDEVIEARQKGWWESIEQLNAYEVTQFEAWMETFIFNMQNRLNDLENGASST comes from the coding sequence ATGGAGAATAAGAAGAGTAGAGGGCGCCAAAAGATACCtatgaaaaaaatagaaaagcaaGACGGCCTAATCGCTAGCTTTTCAAAGCGTCGTTCGGGTTTATACAAAAAGGCTAGCAAACTCGTTTTTGAATGTGATGTTGACATTGGAATGATATTTTTTTCCCCTACTGGTAATCCTTTCTCATTTTTTCACCCAAATGTTGATGCAGTTGTTTCTCGTTTTCAGAATTCCAATACAGAATTAAATGAAAGTAATCTTCTAGTCGCGGCTCATAATCGAGATAAAGTGAACGAACTCAAAAGCAAACTTGAACAACTTGATACCATAGAAGATGCTGAAATtgcaaagaaaaaattatatgacGAAGTGATTGAAGCAAGGCAGAAAGGTTGGTGGGAGTCGATTGAGCAGCTAAATGCATATGAAGTGACACAGTTTGAAGCTTGGATGGAAACCTTCATTTTTAATATGCAGAATCGTCTGAATGATCTGGAAAATGGAGCTTCGTCTACATAA